In Mangifera indica cultivar Alphonso chromosome 1, CATAS_Mindica_2.1, whole genome shotgun sequence, a single genomic region encodes these proteins:
- the LOC123222812 gene encoding indole-3-acetic acid-induced protein ARG7: MKKKFFMACINKWRKMGSRVLPCAAGGCEYCYQWSLWPSMQREGEAIPRDVPKGHLVVYVGENYKRYVIKISLLKHPLFMALLDQARDEYDFTTHKKLCIPCEENTFLDVVRCATSPHHRSMFLCL, from the coding sequence ATGAAGAAGAAGTTTTTTATGGCATGCATTAACAAGTGGAGGAAAATGGGGAGTCGGGTTCTTCCTTGTGCAGCTGGAGGTTGTGAGTATTGTTATCAATGGAGTTTGTGGCCTTCGATGCAGCGTGAGGGAGAGGCCATTCCCAGAGATGTGCCAAAGGGTCATTTAGTGGTGTATGTTGGAGAGAATTACAAGCGTTATGTGATCAAAATCTCTTTGCTGAAGCACCCTCTTTTCATGGCATTGCTGGATCAAGCACGGGATGAATATGATTTCACCACCCACAAAAAACTCTGCATTCCTTGTGAAGAGAATACCTTTCTTGATGTTGTTCGTTGTGCCACTTCTCCTCACCATCGAAGCATGTTTTTGTGTCTTTAA